The DNA region TGATTACCAAGAACATCAACTTGATCAAGCGGTCTTGAGCGAAACGAATTCCGAAAGTTCTAGCGCTTATTGGCTAAATCAATTTTCCGACGTTCCGCAAGCTTTGGCACTCTCTGCGACCACGGTTGACCGCACAAAATTTGCCGGATCTTACGCAAATTATTCCTTGGCTGAACCGTTATGGGCGCAGTTGAAAGACTTCACGAAGACCAATAAGACCACCGTGTTTGTGACGGTAATGAGTGCCTTTACGGCAGTATTCAGTCGGTTTAGTGAAAATGGCGATTTAGTCCTGGGCACCTCGGTGGCTGGGCGTAATACCGAGCTTGTGGAAAATCTGGTCGGCATGCTGGTCCGCACGGTTCCGTTGCGGTTGAATGCGGCAGCGGGTATCGGCTTCGAACAGCTGGTAAAGGACGTGCGAACAACCTTCCATAACGCGCTTCGTCACGCCAATTACCCCTATGAAGAACTCGTTTCTGAGTTACAAACACGAGGAATGAAAGGTCGTTCTGACCTCTTCGATGTACTGGTCGAGTTCCAACAATTCGGCGGAGATTCGGCCGGCCCGCTGGAAGGATTGGCGAATAACGGGCTCGTTGTGACGCCGGTAGAACT from Renibacterium salmoninarum ATCC 33209 includes:
- a CDS encoding condensation domain-containing protein, producing the protein MRTSFRLIDGQVMQQVASPAAVTVQFEHCSLTAIDSATETAPEVADFAARVFAIDQAPLLRVQLADCANDQQLLTIATHHIVADGWSLGVLVRDLGTLYDAAKSGRPAVFPATIDYQEHQLDQAVLSETNSESSSAYWLNQFSDVPQALALSATTVDRTKFAGSYANYSLAEPLWAQLKDFTKTNKTTVFVTVMSAFTAVFSRFSENGDLVLGTSVAGRNTELVENLVGMLVRTVPLRLNAAAGIGFEQLVKDVRTTFHNALRHANYPYEELVSELQTRGMKGRSDLFDVLVEFQQFGGDSAGPLEGLANNGLVVTPVELTLKTSVFPLNIMLAEEENTLGAAIRFDTEQFGLAAWTNCGRASKPCWTLCSTTHKSRLNSHRCYR